One Ostrea edulis chromosome 2, xbOstEdul1.1, whole genome shotgun sequence genomic region harbors:
- the LOC125679758 gene encoding uncharacterized protein LOC125679758 isoform X1, whose protein sequence is MQNQFKRATRLILEIKDVASRIPQHVSEGILNVSILRESIKIEIPSNMLIRKDSAYIVIGGLTGLGWEVTKLLAARGAKIVISLSRRFPSEVENRRIENIKRIRSTYLWHKKVDMAKKEDLDCVFARLLRNLGITKIRGIFHGAGVLRDTPVKRLTTEMFDVPLIPKVLGTWNLHRVTENVDLDYFVMHSSIVSLLGNRAQSNYAAGNAFMDAFAHYRRSIGKAAQVINWGLLSVGMGADQNIQAINAMNGFYALSKHDIGNAMNCALITNKVQFAVADLNTSLLGRKFEKHLESSHIQLHDGHADLVNALPEHMENKDQSLQSWVDFVKLCAASILSVDQSEIKDTSILLDFGLDSQKAIELINYLFQSSQIRLAVVYLMTGKNTVTDIAGYFLSKLTKEDATCDDDFISESPSSLELHYFDLYESDSNNPHFTITLDFTASWELNSAEKWKTSLLNLILINPELRTIFQKTEPGQKRADKRKLVLDIEDVCFDFFKVSSNDELQKVFKEVSKFDPHVDIPIKVMFWNSPTCGALRLILNHCCIDNGSV, encoded by the coding sequence atgcaaaatcagTTTAAGCGAGCAACACGCTTGatactcgaaataaaagatgtTGCTTCTAGAATCCCTCAACACGTTTCAGAAGGTATTTTGAATGTGTCGATCTTGAGAGAATCcataaaaatagaaattccAAGTAACATGTTGATAAGAAAAGACTCGGCATATATTGTTATTGGTGGCCTGACAGGTCTAGGATGGGAAGTGACAAAATTATTGGCTGCTCGAGGGGCAAAGATAGTAATTAGCTTATCTCGACGATTTCCCTCTGAGGTAGAAAACCGACGAATAGAAAACATAAAACGTATTCGAAGCACATATCTCTGGCATAAGAAAGTTGATATGGCAAAGAAAGAAGATTTAGATTGCGTTTTCGCAAGACTTCTAAGAAATCTTGGAATCACAAAGATCCGTGGGATTTTTCACGGTGCCGGTGTTCTACGAGATACACCTGTGAAGAGATTGACAACCGAGATGTTTGATGTTCCGCTAATTCCCAAGGTATTGGGCACGTGGAATCTTCATCGAGTGACAGAGAATGTGGATTTGGATTATTTTGTTATGCACTCCAGCATAGTTTCTCTTTTGGGAAATAGAGCTCAGTCTAATTATGCCGCAGGGAATGCCTTTATGGATGCGTTTGCTCATTATAGACGCTCGATTGGCAAAGCGGCACAGGTGATCAACTGGGGATTGTTGTCTGTCGGAATGGGAGCGGATCAAAATATTCAGGCTATAAATGCAATGAACGGATTTTATGCATTGTCAAAGCATGATATTGGTAATGCAATGAACTGTGCATTGATCACAAATAAGGTGCAATTTGCGGTTGCAGACTTGAACACGTCTTTATTAggaagaaaatttgaaaaacatcTTGAGTCAAGTCATATTCAATTGCATGACGGACATGCAGATTTAGTCAATGCGCTTCCAGAACACATGGAGAACAAAGATCAGTCACTTCAGTCATGGGTTGACTTTGTGAAGTTGTGTGCCGCATCGATTTTATCAGTTGACCAATCGGAAATCAAAGATACATCAATCCTCCTTGACTTTGGATTGGATTCCCAGAAAGCAATAGAGCTTATCAATTACCTGTTTCAATCCAGTCAAATACGCCTAGCTGTAGTTTATCTCATGACGGGAAAAAACACCGTTACCGACATCGCTGGTTACTTCCTTTCCAAATTAACAAAGGAGGATGCAACATGCGATGatgattttatttctgaaagTCCGTCAAGTTTAGAGCtacattattttgatttgtatgaGAGCGATTCAAATAATCCGCATTTCACAATTACATTAGACTTCACTGCTTCTTGGGAGCTGAATAGTGCAGAAAAATGGAAGACATCCCTcttgaatttgattttaatcaatcCAGAACTTcgaacaatatttcaaaaaacgGAACCGGGACAAAAGCGTgctgataaaagaaaattagtACTTGACATTGAGGATGTCTGTTTCGATTTCTTCAAAGTTTCGTCAAATGATGAACTACAAAAAGTGTTCAAGGAAGTATCAAAGTTTGATCCTCATGTTGACATTCCCATAAAGGTTATGTTTTGGAACTCACCTACTTGTGGAGCTTTAAGGTTGATATTGAATCACTGCTGTATAGACAATGGAAGTGTTTAA